GAGGTACATATCTCCCAGCGCCACCGCCCGGTCCACGCGTATGGAGCCCCTCTCGACCATCCGGTCGTACTCTCTTCTGCCCACCGCTTTTTTTCAAACGGGCCGAGCcagggacgaaaaaaaaaaaaaagggggaacaaggaagggacaaaaaaaaaaaacagagtctcAGCTATCCCCCGCGCTTCACAAACAAGGCAACATGATTCTCAAACGCACGGGAACGCCCCTACCTAACCTGTTCAGAAAATAGTCTGAAAGCCACGTCCACCCCCCCAAGATGAACGATACGCGCATGAACGCCGCCAACGAAGTATTGGCTCCGTCCTCACCgccaataaagtttttttttttctctctctctctctctctctgacgcgcGCTCTCGCTCTACCGCGAGCTAAGGGCACCCTGCCCCCACTACCTCCTTCGAGGGCGGCAGCATAACAACGCCGCctccaaaaaaaaaattctgccccCCAATTTAGCGCGCAAGAACCGATATATTCGCTGCTAGCGGCGCCGCAATTACCCAAACATTCGAGGCATTTTCCCGCTTTCTAAAGCTCTCACACCCACTCCCTGTCTCCAACGGAGTCCAAATTCGCGGGCTGCGGACCCTCGCGACGAAACTCGCCAACACCTCCTCCAACCCCAACTCGGTCCTGTCCCCCTCGGAGCACCGGCCACGCCATCGCCGCAGCCTCTGAGACCCGCAGACCTCGATTTCCCAAATTTTCGAAACTGTGAGCTCTGTTTACCAATTTGTCCGATGTGCTCTCTGTTTTCGCGAAATAACTACTAACGGGGTATAGACACACCCACATTTCAAACCAAGCACTCGTCACCGACTTATTCATTTCCTTTATATTGTTCTTCATGTCAATTTCAACGAATTTACGTCTCTTCTTGCTGCTGTCAGTTTTCGCAGCGACGCTGTGCATAGCAGAGGAGGAGACTACTGTTCAGGCATCATTCATCAATGATATGATCGATGCCTTCGGCCAACCCTTGCTAGACCTGGGCTGGGAGAAGGACAATGACCAGTACTGCAAATTCGAGGGAGTCGCATGGTACCACCTATCTCTTTTCATTTCAAACTCCCCTCCGtgacgagagagagaaagaggctaACGTAATCCTTTTCGCACGCAGCGACGATGGCTCCATCTTCGAGCTGTACTGTATACACTCTGCAAACAAATAACAAACCCCCACTTCAGACGCAAAACATACTGACCTCCGTACGCCCGCAGGAAACTCCCGAACCGGTCGCTGAACGGAACCCTTCCAGACTCCATCGCCAAGCTGAGCAGATTGGAAGCTTTGTACGCAAAAAAAAAATGCATTCGCCCACCAGATGATCGATCGGTGGCGCCTTTCCAAACCGTGCGCGAACTCACCCCCCCTTCTTCAGGGAGCTGCCTCACAACAACATATCTTCCATCCCGCAGGTCGGCTCGAATCACTTTTACTACCTGTACGCATCGCGCCTAGAGAGCTCCTAAAACTCTCTGACGAAAAAAACTGACATGCCGCGCGCGTTCTGTAGAGATATGAGCAACTGTAATATTTCTGGAACATTCCCAGAGTCTATAAACGTCCCCTACCTTAAAACCATGTATGTACACACACCTTACGAACTTGAAGCTTCGACCAAATGAGACTGACAAAACGCCTCTCTGGAAGCAACCTGTCCTCCAACAACCTAGAAGGAAACCTAGGTGAACAGACTCTGAACTACAAAGCTATCACCAATTTGTACGCCCTTCTTCACCTTTTCTGAATTCAGACACGGGGCCAAGTGTACGAGTCTACTAACCGACCAATTCCCCACTCTTTCAGGGTCTTGAACAACAACTCCCTAAGTGGGTCCTTACCCAACAGTCTGACCGACGCGTCTCATCTTTACAGATTGTACGCTCGAAGATACGTGCGGTTCGCATCACACGCAAACACTAGAGAGTACTGACCCACTCACTCAATGCAGAGACTTGTCGTACAACAAATTCACAGGTGGCGTGCCCTCTGGCATTGCTAAATTACCGTATCTAGAAATTCTGTACGTGTCACAGATTGTGCGTTTATTTTCTGGCGTGCTTTCACTGACAGCAATGCGTACCGCACTATACAGACAATTGCACCACAACAACCTCGattcactttcatctgattttGACTCGAGCCAAATTAAAGACTTGTACGAGAAACAGAGTCCACTTAAGTAAATCTAGCACGCTACTGCGTCAGCGCTAACGATTACCCCTTGATACAGCAAATTC
The sequence above is a segment of the Schistocerca gregaria isolate iqSchGreg1 unplaced genomic scaffold, iqSchGreg1.2 ptg000599l, whole genome shotgun sequence genome. Coding sequences within it:
- the LOC126316741 gene encoding uncharacterized protein LOC126316741, with protein sequence MSISTNLRLFLLLSVFAATLCIAEEETTVQASFINDMIDAFGQPLLDLGWEKDNDQYCKFEGVACDDGSIFELKLPNRSLNGTLPDSIAKLSRLEALELPHNNISSIPQVGSNHFYYLDMSNCNISGTFPESINVPYLKTINLSSNNLEGNLGEQTLNYKAITNLVLNNNSLSGSLPNSLTDASHLYRLDLSYNKFTGGVPSGIAKLPYLEILQLHHNNLDSLSSDFDSSQIKDFKFDPQSVQSNSRRSRRGRV